A section of the Streptomyces sp. SCL15-4 genome encodes:
- a CDS encoding SpoIIE family protein phosphatase yields the protein MTAAHDTWPIASAADAARARARLARLAADAGVAALDRARFLSALGIRLRHALDAGGAELTVTAAADGRLDVALGGPEPWRHTLDCPAGVTAAPRPDDGSLTEALLGADEDTAAVLTSLAETEELLRLHREELHQTNQGVLALHAELEAAALAQRELLDAERAARAEAENARRLLTFLANASAVLHASLEHEDILRRLPELLVPEYARHVDVWLVDDERTPPGERAAAAVTAARTGRPQHAGPHPGELPGVDDLPASALSPDRPLLCLPLGARTVQGVLTLAAPGDRFDPDTTVMLLELARRAGIALDNARQYEQHRDVAEALQRAQLTELPAVPGLDLAARYLPATHGLNIGGDWYDAFSQPDGSVLAVIGDVTGHGLRAAVIMGQLRTALRAYAVEGNGPARILTLLHRMLRHQQPELYATCAIARFTPGRPEVVWAAAGHPPAVARGPRGEVRVLEEKPGIMLGVPLPYEYEEHTVELSAGSVLALYTDGLVERRSAGIDAGIDRLARTMQTLRARELADLDAAADGLLEPMLRDSEHDDDICLLLCRTTCA from the coding sequence ATGACCGCCGCCCACGACACCTGGCCCATCGCCTCCGCCGCCGACGCGGCCCGCGCCCGCGCCCGGCTGGCGCGCCTCGCCGCGGACGCCGGGGTGGCCGCGCTCGACCGGGCCCGCTTCCTCAGCGCGCTCGGCATCCGGCTGCGGCACGCCCTGGACGCGGGCGGCGCGGAACTGACCGTGACCGCCGCGGCGGACGGCCGGCTGGACGTGGCACTGGGCGGCCCGGAGCCCTGGCGGCACACGCTCGACTGCCCCGCCGGGGTGACCGCCGCGCCCCGCCCGGACGACGGCTCGCTCACCGAGGCGCTGCTCGGCGCCGACGAGGACACCGCCGCCGTGCTGACGAGCCTCGCCGAGACGGAGGAGCTGCTGCGGCTGCACCGCGAGGAGCTGCACCAGACCAACCAGGGCGTGCTGGCGCTGCACGCCGAGCTGGAGGCGGCGGCGCTGGCGCAGCGCGAGCTGCTGGACGCCGAGCGGGCGGCCCGCGCCGAGGCGGAGAACGCCCGCCGGCTGCTGACCTTCCTGGCCAACGCGAGCGCGGTGCTGCACGCCTCCCTGGAGCACGAGGACATCCTGCGCCGGCTGCCCGAGCTGCTGGTCCCGGAGTACGCCCGGCACGTCGACGTGTGGCTGGTGGACGACGAGCGGACCCCGCCGGGCGAGCGGGCGGCGGCCGCGGTGACGGCGGCGCGCACCGGCCGCCCGCAGCACGCGGGCCCGCACCCCGGCGAGCTGCCGGGCGTGGACGACCTGCCGGCCTCGGCCCTCTCCCCCGACCGGCCGTTGCTGTGCCTGCCGCTGGGCGCGCGCACGGTGCAGGGGGTGCTGACGCTGGCCGCGCCGGGCGACCGCTTCGACCCGGATACCACCGTGATGCTGCTGGAGCTGGCCCGGCGGGCGGGCATCGCGCTGGACAACGCCCGCCAGTACGAGCAGCACCGCGATGTCGCCGAGGCCCTGCAACGGGCCCAGCTGACCGAGCTGCCCGCCGTCCCGGGCCTGGATCTGGCGGCCCGCTATCTTCCGGCGACGCACGGCCTGAACATCGGCGGCGACTGGTACGACGCGTTCTCGCAGCCGGACGGCAGTGTGCTGGCGGTGATAGGCGACGTCACGGGGCACGGGCTGCGCGCGGCGGTCATCATGGGCCAGTTGCGTACCGCGCTGCGCGCCTACGCCGTCGAGGGCAACGGCCCGGCGCGGATCCTCACCCTGCTGCACCGGATGCTGCGCCACCAGCAGCCCGAGCTGTACGCGACCTGTGCCATCGCCCGGTTCACGCCCGGTCGGCCGGAGGTGGTGTGGGCCGCCGCGGGACATCCGCCGGCCGTGGCCCGCGGGCCCCGGGGCGAGGTGCGGGTGCTGGAGGAGAAGCCCGGGATCATGCTGGGGGTTCCGCTGCCGTACGAGTACGAGGAGCACACCGTCGAGCTGTCGGCCGGGTCCGTCCTCGCGCTGTACACCGACGGTCTGGTGGAGCGGCGGTCCGCCGGGATCGACGCGGGCATCGACCGGCTCGCCCGGACCATGCAGACGCTCCGCGCCCGGGAACTGGCGGATCTGGACGCGGCGGCCGACGGGCTGCTCGAGCCGATGCTGCGCGACTCCGAACACGACGACGACATATGCCTGTTGCTGTGCCGCACCACGTGTGCGTGA
- a CDS encoding aminotransferase class I/II-fold pyridoxal phosphate-dependent enzyme, with protein MDHSRVPVLEALQEFRRRGDVVFGPPGHKQGRGTDPRVAEILGLDVFRSDVLTLNGLDDRRQSQGVLEQAQELMADAVGADQAFFSTCGSSLSVKTAMLAVAGPGEKLLLSRNAHKSVIAAVIINGVEPVWVHPKFDGERHMAHPPEADDVRDRLREHPDAKGMLLITPTDWGTCADVRAVADVCHAADVPLIVDEAWGAHLPFHPGLPVWGMDADADLVVTSVHKMGGAIEQSSVFHLQGDRISPAVLKQREDLLGTTSASCLVYAALDGWRRQMVEQGHDLLDAAVHRAERVRAELRELPGLRVMGGEIIEQGLAAEFDPLKIVVDVRDLGISGMQATEWLRANCHVDMGGSDTCRITASITHSDDEQTEKLLVESVRSLVERADTIERRPAVRLPEPHTLEPEQAILPRDAFFGPAEQVPAERAVGRIAAEMLSPYPPGVPVVAPGEVITEEIVDYLRSGIAHGFLVPDATDSSLETLRVVART; from the coding sequence ATGGACCACTCCCGCGTACCCGTGCTGGAGGCTCTGCAGGAGTTCCGGCGACGAGGGGACGTGGTGTTCGGGCCTCCCGGGCACAAGCAGGGCCGGGGGACCGATCCGCGGGTGGCCGAGATCCTCGGGCTGGACGTGTTCCGTTCGGACGTCCTCACCCTCAACGGGCTGGACGACCGCCGCCAGTCCCAGGGCGTGCTGGAGCAGGCGCAGGAGCTGATGGCCGACGCGGTCGGCGCCGACCAGGCGTTCTTCTCCACCTGCGGCAGCTCCCTGTCGGTCAAGACCGCGATGCTCGCCGTCGCCGGGCCGGGAGAGAAGCTGCTGCTGTCCCGCAACGCCCACAAGTCGGTCATCGCCGCCGTGATCATCAACGGTGTGGAGCCCGTCTGGGTGCACCCGAAGTTCGACGGCGAACGGCACATGGCCCATCCGCCGGAGGCCGACGACGTCCGCGACCGGCTGCGCGAACACCCGGACGCCAAGGGCATGCTGCTGATCACTCCCACCGACTGGGGAACCTGCGCCGACGTGCGCGCGGTCGCCGACGTCTGCCACGCCGCCGACGTCCCGCTCATCGTGGACGAGGCGTGGGGCGCCCATCTGCCCTTCCACCCGGGCCTGCCCGTCTGGGGCATGGACGCGGACGCCGACCTCGTCGTCACCAGCGTCCACAAGATGGGCGGCGCCATCGAGCAGAGTTCGGTCTTCCACCTCCAGGGCGACCGGATCTCACCTGCCGTGCTCAAGCAGCGCGAGGACCTGCTCGGCACCACCAGCGCCTCCTGCCTGGTCTACGCCGCCCTCGACGGCTGGCGGCGGCAGATGGTCGAGCAGGGGCACGACCTGCTGGACGCGGCCGTGCACCGCGCCGAGCGCGTCCGGGCCGAGCTGCGGGAGCTGCCCGGACTGCGGGTGATGGGCGGCGAGATCATCGAACAGGGGCTGGCCGCCGAGTTCGACCCGCTGAAGATCGTCGTCGACGTACGGGACCTCGGCATCAGCGGCATGCAGGCGACCGAGTGGCTGCGCGCGAACTGCCACGTCGACATGGGCGGCTCGGACACCTGCCGGATCACCGCCTCCATCACCCATTCAGACGACGAGCAGACCGAGAAACTGCTGGTGGAATCCGTGCGTTCCCTGGTGGAGCGCGCGGACACCATCGAGCGGCGCCCGGCCGTGCGCCTGCCCGAGCCGCACACCCTGGAACCGGAACAGGCGATCCTGCCCCGGGACGCCTTCTTCGGCCCCGCCGAACAGGTGCCCGCGGAACGGGCCGTGGGCCGGATCGCCGCCGAGATGCTCAGCCCCTACCCGCCGGGCGTGCCGGTCGTGGCCCCCGGCGAGGTCATCACCGAGGAGATCGTCGACTATCTGCGCAGCGGCATCGCCCACGGCTTCCTCGTGCCGGACGCGACGGACTCCTCCCTGGAAACCCTGCGCGTCGTCGCCCGTACCTGA
- a CDS encoding ATP-binding SpoIIE family protein phosphatase — translation MSRVWEIPVHDSTRVRDARLAAREACDDSGLASSRTAAAELVATELATNLLKHAGGGHMVVNLVDPPAGGPGASVQLYALDHGPGIPDVDAAQRDGYSTADGSLGAGLGSCRRSANAFQLYSRPGRGTVAAARIDPEPRKRGAAPAPLPAGGITVSLGEAGQCGDAWAWVRAGRLLTLLLADGLGHGPKAAHASATAVEELRRAGHLPPADILRRLHTALRPTRGAAVSVAQVDTERAELSFAGVGNVAARVRGEKAWTSLVSHPGIVGAYFPARVPVRRLPWRPDSLLVLHSDGLPSRWTPPEDPALLARDPSVVAAAILRDAGSPARPARDDTSVAVLAPDRGTSTP, via the coding sequence GGCGTGCGACGACTCGGGCCTGGCCTCCTCGCGGACGGCGGCGGCGGAGCTGGTCGCCACCGAGCTGGCGACCAATCTGCTCAAGCACGCCGGCGGCGGCCACATGGTGGTCAACCTGGTCGATCCGCCGGCCGGCGGCCCGGGAGCGTCGGTCCAGCTGTACGCGCTCGACCACGGGCCGGGCATCCCCGACGTGGACGCCGCGCAGCGCGACGGCTACTCCACCGCCGACGGCTCGCTCGGCGCGGGGCTCGGCAGCTGCCGGCGCAGCGCCAACGCCTTCCAGCTGTACAGCAGGCCCGGCCGGGGCACGGTGGCGGCGGCCCGGATCGACCCGGAGCCCCGCAAGCGCGGTGCCGCCCCGGCACCACTGCCCGCGGGCGGGATCACGGTCTCCCTCGGTGAGGCCGGACAGTGCGGTGACGCCTGGGCCTGGGTGCGCGCCGGGAGGCTGCTGACGCTGCTGCTCGCGGACGGTCTCGGGCACGGTCCGAAGGCCGCGCACGCCTCCGCCACGGCGGTGGAGGAGCTGCGCCGCGCCGGGCATCTGCCGCCCGCGGACATCCTGCGCCGGCTGCACACGGCGCTGCGGCCCACCCGGGGCGCCGCGGTCTCGGTGGCCCAGGTGGACACGGAACGGGCGGAACTCAGCTTCGCCGGCGTCGGCAACGTCGCCGCCCGGGTGCGCGGCGAAAAGGCCTGGACGTCCCTGGTGTCCCATCCGGGCATCGTCGGTGCCTACTTCCCGGCACGCGTCCCGGTGCGCCGGCTGCCGTGGCGCCCGGACAGCCTGCTCGTACTGCACAGCGACGGTCTGCCCAGCCGGTGGACCCCGCCGGAGGACCCCGCCTTGCTCGCCCGCGACCCGTCGGTGGTGGCCGCGGCGATCCTGCGCGACGCGGGCAGCCCCGCCCGTCCCGCCCGCGACGACACCAGCGTGGCCGTCCTGGCCCCCGACCGCGGAACCTCCACCCCATGA
- a CDS encoding chaplin, translated as MRLRSLATTTVITAALALAGTATAVASDGGGPTTVGVAANSPGVLSGNVIQVPINVQANVCGNSINIIGLLNPAFGNACANK; from the coding sequence ATGCGTCTTCGCAGCTTGGCCACCACGACCGTCATCACAGCAGCCCTTGCCCTGGCCGGCACGGCCACCGCCGTCGCCTCCGACGGCGGCGGCCCGACGACCGTCGGCGTCGCCGCGAACAGCCCCGGCGTCCTGTCCGGCAACGTCATCCAGGTGCCGATCAACGTCCAGGCCAATGTGTGCGGCAACAGCATCAACATCATCGGACTGTTGAACCCTGCCTTCGGCAACGCCTGCGCCAACAAGTGA
- a CDS encoding discoidin domain-containing protein, producing the protein MRWRPLGLALAATAALIALPATHPAATAAETPLSQGRTATASSEENAGTAAGKAVDGDTGTRWSSAAGDAQWLQVDLGATASVTRVELDWEAAYGKDYKVQISGDGTTWTDLKSVTGSDGGADALDVSGRGRYVRMLGVHRATQYGYSLWEFQVFGSTDAGQSGCDSADAAKGRPATASSTENAGTPASAAFDGDTATRWSSQAADPQWLQVDLGAVKDLCKVDLNWEAAYGKDFRIQASADGQNWSTLKSVTGATGGTASYDVSGSGRYVRVYGTARGTGYGYSLWEVAVHTGTSGVPPVQGGGDLGPNVIVVDPSTPNLQQKFDDVFARQESAQFGTGRYQFLLKPGTYNGINAQLGFYTSISGLGLNPDDTQINGDVTVDAGWFNGNATQNFWRSAENLAITPSNGTDRWAVAQAAPFRRIHVKGGLNLAPNGYGWASGGYIADSKVDGTVGPYSQQQWYTRDSSVGGWTNGVWNMTFSGVQGAPATNFDSGPYTTLDTTPVSREKPFLYLDGSSYKVFVPAKRTAARGVSWPANAGTSLPLDRFYVVKPGATAATINAALAQGLNLLFTPGVYHLDQTLDVTRPDTVVLGLGLATLIPDNGIDAMHVADVDGVRLAGFLIDAGPVNSDTLLRIGTPGASADHSANPTTMQDVFIRVGGAGPGLATNSVVVDSDDVIVDHTWIWRADHGSGVGWDTNRADYGLRVNGDDVLVTGLFVEHFNKYDVYWTGERGRTIFFQNEKAYDVPNAAAVTHDGIVGYAAYKVADSVTTHEAWGLGSYCNFTADPSIVQTHGFQVPVGPGIKMHDLLVISLGGKGQYAHVVNSTGAPTSGTDTVPSKVTSFP; encoded by the coding sequence ATGAGATGGAGACCACTGGGTCTCGCGCTGGCCGCAACGGCCGCGCTGATCGCCCTGCCCGCCACCCACCCCGCGGCCACCGCGGCCGAAACACCCCTGTCCCAGGGGAGGACGGCCACCGCGTCGTCCGAGGAGAACGCCGGCACCGCGGCCGGCAAGGCCGTCGACGGCGACACCGGCACCCGGTGGTCCTCGGCCGCCGGCGACGCCCAGTGGCTCCAGGTCGACCTGGGCGCCACCGCCTCGGTCACCCGGGTGGAACTCGACTGGGAGGCCGCCTACGGCAAGGACTACAAGGTCCAGATCTCCGGGGACGGCACGACCTGGACCGACCTGAAGTCCGTCACCGGCTCCGACGGAGGCGCCGACGCCCTCGACGTCTCCGGCCGGGGCCGCTACGTCCGGATGCTCGGCGTGCACCGGGCCACCCAGTACGGCTACTCCCTCTGGGAGTTCCAGGTGTTCGGCAGCACGGACGCCGGCCAGAGCGGCTGCGACAGCGCCGACGCGGCCAAGGGCCGGCCCGCCACCGCCTCCTCCACCGAGAACGCCGGCACCCCCGCCTCCGCCGCCTTCGACGGTGACACCGCCACCCGCTGGTCCAGCCAGGCCGCCGACCCGCAGTGGCTCCAGGTCGACCTCGGGGCCGTCAAGGACCTGTGCAAGGTCGACCTGAACTGGGAGGCCGCCTACGGCAAGGACTTCCGGATCCAGGCCTCCGCCGACGGCCAGAACTGGAGCACCCTCAAGTCCGTCACCGGCGCGACCGGGGGCACGGCCTCCTACGACGTCAGCGGCTCCGGCCGGTACGTGCGGGTCTACGGCACCGCGCGCGGCACCGGCTACGGCTACTCCCTGTGGGAGGTCGCCGTGCACACCGGCACCAGCGGCGTACCGCCGGTCCAGGGCGGCGGCGACCTCGGCCCGAACGTCATCGTCGTCGACCCCTCCACGCCGAACCTCCAGCAGAAGTTCGACGACGTCTTCGCCCGGCAGGAATCCGCCCAGTTCGGCACCGGCCGCTACCAGTTCCTGCTCAAGCCCGGCACCTACAACGGCATCAACGCCCAGCTCGGCTTCTACACCTCGATCTCCGGCCTCGGCCTCAACCCCGACGACACCCAGATCAACGGTGATGTCACGGTCGACGCCGGCTGGTTCAACGGCAACGCCACGCAGAACTTCTGGCGCTCGGCGGAGAACCTCGCGATCACCCCGTCCAACGGCACCGACCGCTGGGCGGTCGCCCAGGCCGCGCCCTTCCGCCGGATCCACGTCAAGGGCGGCCTCAACCTCGCGCCCAACGGCTACGGCTGGGCCTCCGGCGGCTACATCGCCGACTCCAAGGTCGACGGCACCGTGGGCCCGTACTCCCAGCAGCAGTGGTACACCCGCGACAGCTCGGTCGGCGGCTGGACCAACGGCGTGTGGAACATGACCTTCTCCGGCGTCCAGGGCGCCCCGGCCACCAACTTCGACAGCGGCCCCTACACCACCCTGGACACCACCCCGGTCTCCCGCGAGAAGCCCTTCCTCTACCTGGACGGCTCCTCCTACAAGGTGTTCGTCCCCGCCAAGCGCACCGCCGCCCGGGGCGTTTCCTGGCCCGCGAACGCCGGCACCTCGCTGCCGCTCGACCGGTTCTACGTCGTCAAGCCCGGCGCCACCGCCGCCACCATCAACGCGGCCCTCGCCCAGGGCCTCAACCTCCTGTTCACCCCCGGCGTCTACCACCTCGACCAGACCCTCGACGTCACCCGTCCCGACACCGTCGTCCTCGGCCTGGGCCTGGCCACCCTGATCCCGGACAACGGCATCGACGCCATGCACGTCGCCGACGTCGACGGCGTACGCCTCGCCGGATTCCTCATCGACGCGGGCCCGGTCAACTCCGACACGCTGCTGCGCATCGGCACCCCCGGAGCGAGCGCCGACCACTCCGCGAACCCGACCACCATGCAGGACGTGTTCATCCGCGTCGGCGGCGCCGGACCCGGCCTCGCCACCAACTCCGTCGTCGTCGACAGCGACGACGTCATCGTCGACCACACCTGGATCTGGCGCGCCGACCACGGCAGCGGCGTCGGCTGGGACACCAACCGCGCCGACTACGGCCTGCGCGTCAACGGCGACGACGTCCTGGTCACCGGCCTGTTCGTGGAGCACTTCAACAAGTACGACGTCTACTGGACCGGAGAACGCGGCCGGACGATCTTCTTCCAGAACGAGAAGGCGTACGACGTCCCGAACGCCGCCGCCGTCACCCACGACGGCATCGTCGGCTACGCGGCCTACAAGGTCGCCGACTCCGTCACCACCCACGAGGCCTGGGGCCTGGGCAGCTACTGCAACTTCACGGCCGATCCGTCGATCGTCCAGACCCACGGCTTCCAGGTGCCCGTCGGCCCGGGGATCAAGATGCACGACCTGCTGGTGATCTCCCTCGGCGGCAAGGGCCAGTACGCCCACGTCGTCAACAGCACCGGCGCCCCCACCTCGGGCACCGACACCGTCCCGTCGAAGGTGACGTCCTTCCCGTAG
- a CDS encoding catalase, with protein sequence MSETNPLKRAADKVADALQGGAKGPEDGIPGKPGPQSPPVAEPTSPHEPFPPKPDQTGPDTVSPTGQPTGADQARMAQSGSYLTTAQGTRLHDTDHSLKAGPRGPVLLQDHHLREKVMHFDHERIPERVVHARGAGAHGVFRSYGTAANVTKAAFLAEDIETPVFVRFSTVLGSRGSSDTVRDTRGFATKFYTSEGVFDLVGNNMPVFFIQDAIKFPDVIHAGKPHPDREIPQAQSAHDTFWDFVTLHTEAAHHTLWNMSDRGIPRSYRTMEGFGVHTFRLVNAAGETTLVKFHWKPKLGVHSLVWEEAQIINGVDPDFHRRDLADAIEAGAYPQWEFGIQTFPDTPDQTFEGIDLLDPTNIVPEELAPVQPIGLLTLDRNPSNFFAETEQVAFHVGHLVPGIDITDDPLLAGRLFSYLDTQITRLAGPNFSQIPINRPHAPVNDMHRDGFHQSAVHRGVAPYRPNSLDGGCPFTAGADLGAYIETPVRVPEATKVREAPESFGDHFSQPRRFWLSMSPPEREHIIGAYTFELGKCYEVAIRERALQVLANIDPELCAGVAAGLGLPAPEPTVPLADVRPSPALSQIGHTWPTDGRIIGILTGPDGDLDGVRAVRQAILDGGMVPLVVAPVGGTLGDGDGALTVQRTYATARSVEFDAVLVAGTPGVGADAYGARDAKAGQPTAGPTTPDPRVGLLLGEAFRHGKAIGAAKGGEAALEAAGIPLDAPGVIAGDTATGVLQEITRLLGAHRVWERFPSAA encoded by the coding sequence ATGAGCGAGACGAACCCCCTGAAGCGAGCCGCCGACAAGGTGGCGGACGCCCTCCAGGGCGGAGCCAAGGGCCCCGAGGACGGCATTCCGGGCAAGCCGGGACCGCAGTCCCCGCCGGTCGCCGAGCCGACCAGCCCCCACGAGCCGTTCCCGCCCAAGCCCGACCAGACCGGCCCCGACACCGTCTCCCCGACCGGCCAGCCGACCGGCGCCGACCAGGCACGGATGGCACAGAGCGGCAGCTATCTGACCACCGCCCAGGGCACCCGGCTGCACGACACCGACCACTCCCTCAAGGCCGGGCCGCGCGGCCCGGTGCTGCTGCAGGACCACCACCTGCGGGAGAAGGTCATGCACTTCGACCACGAGCGCATCCCCGAGCGCGTGGTCCACGCCCGCGGCGCCGGGGCGCACGGGGTGTTCCGCAGCTACGGCACCGCGGCGAACGTGACGAAGGCGGCGTTCCTCGCCGAGGACATCGAGACACCGGTGTTCGTCCGCTTCTCCACCGTGCTCGGCTCCCGGGGCTCCTCCGACACCGTCCGCGACACCCGGGGCTTCGCGACCAAGTTCTACACCAGCGAGGGCGTCTTCGACCTCGTCGGCAACAACATGCCGGTCTTCTTCATCCAGGACGCCATCAAGTTCCCGGACGTCATCCACGCCGGCAAGCCGCACCCCGACCGGGAGATCCCGCAGGCGCAGAGCGCCCACGACACCTTCTGGGACTTCGTCACCCTGCACACCGAGGCCGCCCACCACACCCTGTGGAACATGTCCGACCGGGGCATCCCGCGCTCGTACCGCACGATGGAGGGCTTCGGCGTCCACACCTTCCGCCTGGTCAACGCCGCCGGCGAGACCACGCTGGTGAAGTTCCACTGGAAGCCGAAGCTGGGCGTGCACTCCCTGGTGTGGGAGGAGGCCCAGATCATCAACGGCGTCGACCCCGACTTCCACCGCCGGGACCTCGCCGACGCCATCGAGGCGGGCGCCTATCCGCAGTGGGAGTTCGGCATCCAGACCTTCCCCGACACCCCCGATCAGACCTTCGAGGGCATCGACCTGCTGGACCCGACCAACATCGTCCCCGAGGAACTGGCCCCCGTGCAGCCGATCGGGCTGCTCACCCTCGACCGCAACCCGTCGAACTTCTTCGCCGAGACCGAGCAGGTCGCCTTCCACGTCGGCCACCTCGTCCCCGGCATCGACATCACCGACGACCCGCTCCTCGCGGGCCGGCTCTTCTCCTACCTGGACACCCAGATCACCCGCCTGGCCGGCCCGAACTTCTCGCAGATCCCGATCAACCGGCCGCACGCGCCCGTCAACGACATGCACCGCGACGGCTTCCACCAGTCGGCCGTCCACCGCGGCGTGGCACCCTACCGGCCCAACTCTCTGGACGGCGGATGCCCGTTCACCGCGGGCGCCGACCTCGGCGCGTACATCGAAACGCCCGTACGCGTCCCCGAGGCGACCAAGGTCCGCGAGGCACCCGAGTCGTTCGGCGACCACTTCAGCCAGCCGCGCCGGTTCTGGCTGAGCATGAGCCCGCCGGAGCGCGAGCACATCATCGGCGCCTACACCTTCGAGCTGGGCAAGTGCTACGAAGTGGCCATCCGGGAACGGGCGTTGCAGGTCCTGGCCAACATCGACCCGGAGCTGTGCGCGGGCGTCGCGGCCGGCCTCGGCCTGCCCGCGCCCGAGCCCACCGTGCCCCTCGCCGACGTCCGGCCCAGCCCGGCCCTCTCCCAGATCGGGCACACCTGGCCCACCGACGGCCGGATCATCGGCATCCTCACCGGTCCCGACGGCGACCTCGACGGCGTACGGGCCGTACGCCAGGCGATCCTCGACGGCGGCATGGTCCCGCTGGTCGTCGCCCCGGTCGGCGGCACCCTCGGCGACGGCGACGGCGCCCTGACCGTCCAGCGGACCTACGCCACCGCGCGCTCCGTGGAGTTCGACGCGGTGCTGGTGGCGGGCACCCCCGGCGTGGGCGCCGACGCCTACGGCGCCCGCGACGCCAAGGCCGGCCAGCCCACCGCCGGTCCCACCACCCCCGACCCCCGGGTGGGGCTGCTGCTGGGCGAGGCGTTCCGGCACGGCAAGGCCATCGGCGCGGCCAAGGGCGGCGAGGCGGCCCTGGAGGCGGCCGGCATCCCGCTGGACGCGCCCGGTGTGATCGCCGGGGACACCGCCACCGGCGTGCTCCAGGAGATCACCCGGCTGCTCGGCGCGCACCGGGTCTGGGAACGCTTCCCGTCCGCCGCCTGA
- a CDS encoding amidohydrolase: MSLYHRIGEEVARRADALWSVASTLHADPETAFDEHRAAALLTGELEGAGFEVRREAAGLPTAFTARSGRGGPVVAFPLEYDALPGLGHACGHNLIAAAGLGAALVLNAVWDNAPGTVLAVGTPAEEGGGGKALEVEAGVFDGVDAALMFHPGVYDWVRAPLTAQEQYRVAFRGRAAHPTGNPTEGIDALAALIELFNVLSVIGRRLPEGSHVQGIITHGGTATNIVPEYAEGRFGLRALTTAALDELAERLATAAEGVARATGTAVTVERASVRYEHFRDSSPLSERFAGHLDRAGIALAPPAPGVYLGSSDIGNVSGRVPAIHPFVAIMDAGGSDHTPEFAEAAASQRARRVLLAVVEALACTAADVLGDAGLRGRAREELRQAEG, encoded by the coding sequence GTGTCGCTGTACCACCGGATCGGGGAAGAGGTCGCACGGCGCGCCGACGCGCTGTGGTCCGTGGCGTCGACGCTGCACGCGGACCCGGAGACCGCGTTCGACGAGCACCGGGCGGCGGCGCTGCTCACCGGCGAGCTGGAGGGCGCGGGCTTCGAGGTGCGGCGCGAGGCGGCGGGACTGCCGACGGCGTTCACGGCCCGCTCGGGCCGGGGAGGACCGGTGGTGGCCTTCCCGCTGGAGTACGACGCGCTGCCCGGCCTCGGCCACGCCTGCGGCCACAACCTGATCGCGGCGGCCGGACTCGGTGCGGCCCTGGTCCTGAACGCCGTGTGGGACAACGCCCCGGGCACGGTCCTCGCGGTGGGCACGCCGGCCGAGGAGGGCGGTGGCGGCAAGGCGCTGGAGGTGGAGGCGGGCGTCTTCGACGGGGTGGACGCGGCTCTGATGTTCCACCCCGGGGTGTACGACTGGGTGCGGGCCCCGCTGACCGCGCAGGAGCAGTACCGGGTCGCCTTCCGGGGCCGGGCCGCGCATCCGACGGGCAATCCGACCGAGGGCATCGACGCGCTGGCGGCGCTGATCGAGCTGTTCAACGTCCTGTCGGTGATCGGCCGGCGGCTGCCGGAGGGTTCGCACGTGCAGGGCATCATCACGCACGGCGGCACGGCCACGAACATCGTCCCGGAGTACGCCGAGGGGCGGTTCGGGCTGCGGGCGCTGACGACGGCCGCCCTGGACGAACTGGCGGAGCGGCTGGCCACGGCCGCCGAGGGGGTGGCCCGGGCGACCGGCACGGCCGTGACCGTGGAACGGGCCAGCGTGCGCTACGAGCACTTCCGGGACAGTTCACCGCTGTCCGAACGGTTCGCCGGACACCTGGACCGGGCCGGCATCGCCCTCGCCCCGCCCGCTCCCGGCGTCTATCTGGGCTCCTCCGACATCGGCAACGTCAGCGGCCGGGTGCCCGCCATCCACCCCTTCGTCGCGATCATGGACGCCGGGGGTTCGGACCACACGCCGGAGTTCGCCGAGGCCGCGGCCTCGCAGCGGGCGCGCCGGGTGCTCCTCGCCGTGGTGGAGGCGCTGGCCTGCACGGCGGCGGACGTCCTGGGCGACGCCGGCCTGCGCGGCCGGGCCCGGGAGGAACTGCGCCAGGCCGAGGGGTGA